Genomic segment of Sulfurovum sp. UBA12169:
CAACCTTATTTCAAATTTGTAACGAAATTTTAAAACACTTTTGCTTGTTTCAAGGTAAAAAAAATAATTATCTTCTTTTTTTTCTTCGATTGTTCTGTCTCGTAACTTTCTGCTCATCTGCATAATTTTGCATCATATCGTCTACCATCCCCTGATCAAACCCTATACGGGAAGTCATCGCGTGATGTTCTTGTTCAATGATGCGAGACATAAGTTTTTCTAGCAAAATCTGTTGGTCCATCTCTCCCATAAATTCTACCATTGCAGAAGCATCAGGATGAATAGGAATATCTCTGATCTGTTCGGCCAAATACTCACGGCCGGACTCATCGATGCCTTCACCTCCTTCTATAGTAGACAAACGCATATGCGCCCCTACCTCTTTTTGAATACGCTGAAGTTCCCTAAACTCTTCAGTTGTAACAAGGGTAATGGCTTGACCGCTTTTGCCTGCACGTCCCGTGCGACCGATACGGTGAACATAGCTTTGCGGATCAAAAGGGATGTGGTAGTTAAATACATGAGTGACATCTTTTACATCAAGTCCCCGTGCTGCCACGTCTGTTGCAACCATGATCTTCACTTGTCCTTTTCTATACGCCTTGACGACTTCGTCTCTCTCTATTTGCTCCATATCTCCATGAAGTCCTTTAGCATTGAATCCCATGGCTTCAAGATGCTCCGCCACTCGTTCAACCTCACGTTTCATGCGACAAAACACAAGACACTTGTTCGTCTCTTCTGTTTCAAGCAATCTCACCAACGCTTCATCTCTTTGTTCTTCGTTAATCACATAATAGCGTTGGTCGATTATATTGTTTGTTGTCTCCTCTTGGTCCACCACTGAAATAAATTCCGGTTTATATAAAATATCATTTGCCAATGCCTTGATCGGTTCGGGCATCGTAGCAGAAAAAAGCAACGTTTGTCTGTTTTGAGGAATATATTCAAATATCTCTTTGATCTCATCCAAAAATCCCATATCGAGCATCTCGTCAGCTTCATCCAAAACGACAATCTCTGGATTGAATGTCTCTATTTTTCCTTTTTTATAAAGATCTTTAAGTCTGCCGGGTGTAGCCACAACAATCTGTACCCCCTTATGAATCAGAGCTATCTGTCTCCCGTATCCTACCCCGCCATAAACAGTCAAAGTTCTTATGCCGGCAAAACGCCCCAAATGGTAAAGTTCATCGGCTACCTGTGTAGCCAACTCTCTTGTCGGGGTAATTACCAGTGCGCGCTCTATTTCACCTTTGGCAATTTTATCTATAATCGGCAGACCAAATGCTGCTGTTTTTCCTGTGCCCGTATGGGCCTGCCCTACCATATCGCTCCCGTTTGCAACGATAGGTATCGCCATCTTCTGAATGGGACTTGGTTCTTTAAATCCTGCTATTTTTATCCCTTTAAAGAGGTCAGGATGAAAATCAAAATCACTAAATTTCATATTTTACCTTCATGTCAATGTTCAAATAGATTTTGAACTTAAATAAAGTCCTCGCAAGAACTTTTATAAATTCAACTCTTTTTGTTTTGCAAACTAAAACAACGCCAACAAAACCGCTCCAAAAACAATACGATATACACCAAATGCCACAAATGTAAAATGTTGCAAAAAAGTTAAAAAAAGTTTAATCGTAGCGTATGCCACTATAAAAGCAACGACAAAACCTACAATGAACGCCATCCAGTGTGCATCGGCAAACTCATGGTAATGTTTTAGCAGATCATATCCGCTTACTGCCATCATAACAGGAATGGCAAGCAAAAAAGAAAACTCCGAAGATGTTTTTCTGTCTAGCCCAACCAATAAACCGCCAATGATCGTAGCTCCGGCCCTGCTGGTTCCCGGAATCAAAGAAAATATTTGGGCTATTCCTATCCAGAATGCCTGTCTGTAGCTTACTTCCTCAACATCTGCAAGATGGATTTGTTTGTTTTTATAAAAATACTCTACCGCCAAAAACACAACCCCGCCTACAATGAACATCCATGCGACAATTTGCACAGTAAAAAGTGCTTTGACCTCGTCTTTAAAAAGAAAGCCCACTATGGCCAAAGGGAAAAAAGCCAAGAGAAGCTTTTGCCAAAGTTCATTTTTTTCAAAACTGAACTTTTCTCTATAGATAATCATCACAGCCAAAATCGCAGCAAATTGTATAATCACTTCATAAGCTTTGGTTAGATTATTTTGTGAAATTCCCAAAAAATGACTCGCCACTATCATGTGCCCTGTCGAAGAAATAGGTAAAAATTCGGTAAAACCTTCAATAATCCCGATTATAATTGCTTGAAAAATATCCATATATATCCCTTAAAACAAAAGAGCATACAATACCCCTTTTTATATCATTTTACTAAAGTAACTCTCGTCCTTTTTTAAAAGTGCTTCAGGCGTACCGCTGTCGGTCATTCGTCCATCTTCAATCACATAAATAAATGCTGCATTTTGTATAGTGCTCAATCTGTGAGCGATAGTAATGACTGTTTTTTCTTTTAAAAATTCCTGCAATGCCCTGAAAAGTTTGGCTTCCGTATGAACATCTAACGCTGAAGTAGACTCATCAAAAATTACTATCTTGGGATTACTCAATACCATTCTTGCGATAGCAACACGCTGCCGCTGACCGCCGCTCAGTTTTATACCGTCTTTTCCAATACGCGTATCAAGCCCTTCGCTTAACCCATTAACCACTTCTGTAAGCTGCGCAATTTCAAGTGCTTTTTGCACCAATGCATCACTATAGCCTTTACCAAGTGTTAAATTGAAACGCATTGTATCATTAAAGAGTTTAGGATGCTGTAAAATCAAATGAATATTTTCTCTAATCGTTGAGAGTTTTAAGTTTTTACCCGATACGCCTCCATATAAAATATCACCCTCATTGGGCGGATAAAATCCCACAAGAATATTGGCTAAAGTGGTTTTTCCGCTTCCGCTTGCACCGACAATGGCAACCTTTTCGCCCTCTTTAATCCTCATAGTGATATTTTCTAATATATTCTTCCCGTCTATATACGAAAAAGCGAGATTTTTCACTTCAACGTCTAAAGCTCTTCTTTCCTTAAACGGATTTATATTCTCCTTCCTTAGGGTCTCCTGCTTTAATGCATAGATTTCGTTGATACGATCACACGCTGCTTTTGCCGTAGAAAGCGAATACTGAAAATTAATAATATCCTGCGTAGGCGTAACCATGACCCAAAGATAGGAGAAAATAGCCAGCATAAGTCCCACGCTTAGATCGCTGTAAGCCACCGCAAGAATACTCGCTGCCCTAAATATCTCGTATCCGCCCAAAAGGATAAGATACGAATAGCGTATCGCTGCATCACTTTTATATCCAAATGCAATGGCATGCTCTTTAAGCATCTTAGCTTTCTCTTCGCTCTTACCGAAAAAATAATTTTCCTTATTGGCAGCCCGTATTTGATGAAAAAGTTCAAGTGTCTCCGTAAGTGAGGATTGAAACACCTCAACAGCTTTGTTTTCCTCTTTTTTTAATCTTCCTATATTTCTAGACAATCTGGCCGTAAAAAAAACAACCAGAGGATTGGTTATTAAAATAAAAAGTGCCAACTGCCAGTGAATCCACAGTAAAACAATTGCAGAAAAAAAGAGCGTTAAAGATGCTATGATCAGCCTAGAGATCGTTGAGCTTACAAAGCTATCAATCGTTTCTACATCCGTTACCAGCTTGGATGTTACCGATCCTACACGCATCATCTCATACGCCTTGAGCGAAACTCTCTTAAGATGGTTAAGTAAAGAAACTCTCATTTGGTATGTAATATTTTTTGATATAGAAATAAATATTTTTGTTTGCATGATTGAGAGTACGGTGCTTAGCAGGCGAAGCATTAGGATTAAAATTAAAATGGCAAATATATACCCTTTAGTATCGCTTTGCCATAAGTTCGCCTCTATCCAGGCGATATAGCCATGCGGTTTACCCAAAAGCAGTTCATCGACAAGGATCGGGATAAACAGCGGGATAATAACAACCAAAAACGCTGCCAATAGCGCAATAATATTACCTAATATCAATGCATCTTTATAGGCTGTTAGCTGCTTGACAATCCCTGCAATGCTGCATTTGTTTTGACGGTCCAAACCCTGCCCTCCCGTATTTACTGCGGATATTATAACATAACGGGCATTCTATCTTTCTGCTCTTGTGTGCCGTATATATGGCTTAGACGCCAAGACAAAAGGGAAGATAAGAAATATGGCAATTTGTAATATCCTCTCATCTCCAATCCGGAGTTTGGGGACGAGGGAATAACCAACCGCCATCAAAGGTTTCAGACAGACCAAATACTGCCCGATATACAATTGAAGTCTAACTTTGGTTTTGAGACTATTTGTTGGGGCAAATCACGTTTAAACATCAAACAATCTTCAAAATCTCTCTTAAATCTTTCACATCTACGCAGTGCGTCGCCGCTTCTTTGAGGATGGGTTTGGCGCAGAATGCCACACGGGTATCGGCATAGGCAAACATACTCAGATCGTTCGCGCCGTCACCGACTACCAGCGTATCTTCGCGTCCTATGCCCAGCAATCCCTGAAGACGTACGATCATATCGCCTTTGGCATTGGAGTACATCATCTCTCCGCCTACCTGTCCGGTTAAGACGCCGTTTTCTGTATGCAAAAAGTTGGAAAATTCCGCATGGATGCCAAGCTTCCGGCACACAGGTTTGGTGGCGTTTCTAAATCCGCCGGAGAAACACACCACCGTGTAGCCTTTTGCTTTGAGTCCCGCTACCACTTCCGCAGCGCCCGGCATCATCGGCAGATCGGCACAGATCTCATCGACTTTTGAGGCTTCAAGCCCTTCGAGCAGCGCCACTCTGGCCCTAAGGGATTTGTAAAAGTCCAATTCTCCCGCCATCGCACGCTCTGTGATCGCCGCTACCTGCGCTTCAAGCCCCAGGGGTGCTGCCAAAAAGTCGATGGTCTCCCCGTCCATCAACGTCGAATCAAAATCAAATACTGCCAGTTTTGACATCTTATACCCTCTTTCGCATATTGCCCGTCATCCTCGGGCTTGACCCGGGGATCCAAACTCTGGATTTCCATTCGGGTCTGGAATGACGCAAGCCAATAAGTCTTATGTAAAATTTGGATAAAATTATATCCAACTAACCAAAAATCCCTATAAAAGGCACATCACAAGATGTTTGAAACTTTCTGTAAAAACCTTCACAACGACCAGCCTTTCATCACCGTAGAGGTCAATCCGCCCCACGGCGCATCGCTTGATCCGATTATCCAGATGATCAAAGCCAGCAATCTTGCTTCAAAAGTATCGGGCTTTTCTTGTACAGACAATCCGCTGGCAAAACTCAAGATGTCCGGTGTCCTTTCTGCCATTAGACTCCAGCAGACTTTCGGAAAACCGGTCATAGCGACTATGAGCATGAGAGACAAAAACAAACTCTCCTTGCAGTCTGAGGTGCTCGGTGCCAACGATTTTGACGTGCGCTGCATCCTGGCGCTCACGGGTGATCCGGCCAAATACTCTGATCAGCCCGAGGTTAAGGGTGTTTTGGAGCGTGATTCGACGCTGCTTTTGAGCATCATCTACCATCTAAACCGTGGCGTAGACTACTCCAACAAACCGCTCAACCCCGCCCCTAAGCCGATCTATCCGTTTGCAGTAAGCAATGCCTATGCCAAAGATATGAAAAAACTTCAAAAACGAATTGTTAAAAAACTTGATTATGGTGCACGGGCCATCATCACGCAGCCGGTGTATGATCTTGAAAACGCCAAAGAATTGTTAGAAATTTTTGAAGAGGCCAAAGCGCTTAGTATCCGCGACACCGCCAAAGAGGCGCAGCTGATTTTGGGACAGTTTCCTCTCGTGGCGGCCAAGACAGCCAACTTCATCAACGACAAAGTGCCCGGTATCCATGTGCCAAAAGTGATCATCGATGAGATGAACCTTGCAAGCATGGACGGGGCAGAAAAAGAAAAAGAGGTAGGCTTTGCCCTTTCCAAAAAGATCTTTGACGAGATGATGAAACTGCATGGCAAAGTGCATCTGATGACACATAACCGGTTTGATCTGTGCTCGGAGTTGATCGGCTAACTCTGTTAACCTTTGCCCGTTATACTTCTCCTAAAAAATCTAGGAGTAATTATGTCTGAATTAATAAGATTCAAACTTATCAACAAGATCGAGGGAATCTCATTCCTCATCCTTGTCTTCATCGCCATGCCGCTTAAATATATATTCGGATACCCCATGGCTACTAAAATTGCCGGGATGATCCACGGATTGCTTTTTGTGCTATTTGTCTATCAGCTTGCAAAAGCCAAGCAAGAGGTACCGTTGGCTGCAAAAGAAACCGTGTTATTTTTTGTTTTGTCGCTTATCCCTTTTGGAAGCTTCTACACCGAAAAACTCTGCAAAAGCAAAGAGCTGCAACCCTTGGCAGTCAAATAAACCGTTTTGCCCGATCTTAAAAATAACATATTCTTACAAATTGTGCTACAATAAAAGATATAAGTTAAAAAAAGGGAGAGGGAGATGAAAATGTTATCTAGAATTCTTTGTGTGTGCAACGATATAAATAAATCCCAGATGCTGTTTGACAAGGCGGCGCAAATTGCCAAAGAGCAAAACACAACACTTACTTTTCTTTTTGTGGTAGAAAAGACGCTGTTTGAATTGCCGGTTTATGAAACAGAGGAGACAAGCACAAAAACGATTAAAAATATACTTGAAGCACAAGCAAAAGAAACAGGATTGGAAAATACAGTTATTTTTGTTTACGAAAATGACACGGTAGGCCGTGTTATGTTGGAACTCGAGAGGGAACACAACAGCCTTGTTATTACACCTTATGAAGAAAAAATAACCAAAGCGCTTGTTTTGATTTTAAACACTCCTATTCTTGTGCTCAAAAAAACAAAAGCAGCGTATGAAAATATTCTAGTGGCACTAGATAATACACGGGTAGAAGAATATTGCCTGCCACTGGTTCAAAACCTTTTCAAAGAGAGCAAGATTCATCTTCTGCAAG
This window contains:
- a CDS encoding DEAD/DEAH box helicase encodes the protein MKFSDFDFHPDLFKGIKIAGFKEPSPIQKMAIPIVANGSDMVGQAHTGTGKTAAFGLPIIDKIAKGEIERALVITPTRELATQVADELYHLGRFAGIRTLTVYGGVGYGRQIALIHKGVQIVVATPGRLKDLYKKGKIETFNPEIVVLDEADEMLDMGFLDEIKEIFEYIPQNRQTLLFSATMPEPIKALANDILYKPEFISVVDQEETTNNIIDQRYYVINEEQRDEALVRLLETEETNKCLVFCRMKREVERVAEHLEAMGFNAKGLHGDMEQIERDEVVKAYRKGQVKIMVATDVAARGLDVKDVTHVFNYHIPFDPQSYVHRIGRTGRAGKSGQAITLVTTEEFRELQRIQKEVGAHMRLSTIEGGEGIDESGREYLAEQIRDIPIHPDASAMVEFMGEMDQQILLEKLMSRIIEQEHHAMTSRIGFDQGMVDDMMQNYADEQKVTRQNNRRKKRR
- a CDS encoding undecaprenyl-diphosphatase, which gives rise to MDIFQAIIIGIIEGFTEFLPISSTGHMIVASHFLGISQNNLTKAYEVIIQFAAILAVMIIYREKFSFEKNELWQKLLLAFFPLAIVGFLFKDEVKALFTVQIVAWMFIVGGVVFLAVEYFYKNKQIHLADVEEVSYRQAFWIGIAQIFSLIPGTSRAGATIIGGLLVGLDRKTSSEFSFLLAIPVMMAVSGYDLLKHYHEFADAHWMAFIVGFVVAFIVAYATIKLFLTFLQHFTFVAFGVYRIVFGAVLLALF
- a CDS encoding ABC transporter ATP-binding protein, translating into MDRQNKCSIAGIVKQLTAYKDALILGNIIALLAAFLVVIIPLFIPILVDELLLGKPHGYIAWIEANLWQSDTKGYIFAILILILMLRLLSTVLSIMQTKIFISISKNITYQMRVSLLNHLKRVSLKAYEMMRVGSVTSKLVTDVETIDSFVSSTISRLIIASLTLFFSAIVLLWIHWQLALFILITNPLVVFFTARLSRNIGRLKKEENKAVEVFQSSLTETLELFHQIRAANKENYFFGKSEEKAKMLKEHAIAFGYKSDAAIRYSYLILLGGYEIFRAASILAVAYSDLSVGLMLAIFSYLWVMVTPTQDIINFQYSLSTAKAACDRINEIYALKQETLRKENINPFKERRALDVEVKNLAFSYIDGKNILENITMRIKEGEKVAIVGASGSGKTTLANILVGFYPPNEGDILYGGVSGKNLKLSTIRENIHLILQHPKLFNDTMRFNLTLGKGYSDALVQKALEIAQLTEVVNGLSEGLDTRIGKDGIKLSGGQRQRVAIARMVLSNPKIVIFDESTSALDVHTEAKLFRALQEFLKEKTVITIAHRLSTIQNAAFIYVIEDGRMTDSGTPEALLKKDESYFSKMI
- the serB gene encoding phosphoserine phosphatase SerB, with protein sequence MSKLAVFDFDSTLMDGETIDFLAAPLGLEAQVAAITERAMAGELDFYKSLRARVALLEGLEASKVDEICADLPMMPGAAEVVAGLKAKGYTVVCFSGGFRNATKPVCRKLGIHAEFSNFLHTENGVLTGQVGGEMMYSNAKGDMIVRLQGLLGIGREDTLVVGDGANDLSMFAYADTRVAFCAKPILKEAATHCVDVKDLREILKIV
- a CDS encoding 5,10-methylenetetrahydrofolate reductase, whose amino-acid sequence is MFETFCKNLHNDQPFITVEVNPPHGASLDPIIQMIKASNLASKVSGFSCTDNPLAKLKMSGVLSAIRLQQTFGKPVIATMSMRDKNKLSLQSEVLGANDFDVRCILALTGDPAKYSDQPEVKGVLERDSTLLLSIIYHLNRGVDYSNKPLNPAPKPIYPFAVSNAYAKDMKKLQKRIVKKLDYGARAIITQPVYDLENAKELLEIFEEAKALSIRDTAKEAQLILGQFPLVAAKTANFINDKVPGIHVPKVIIDEMNLASMDGAEKEKEVGFALSKKIFDEMMKLHGKVHLMTHNRFDLCSELIG